The Caldilineales bacterium genomic interval CTCGCCGCTGGTCAACGCCTTTGGCCGCCGCAGCGATGGCGCCGTCTTCGTTTTGTTCGGGCTGGCGCTGGCATTGGCAGGGTGGGCCTCTTTGCAAAAAGGCGAGGGCCGCGGCTGGGTGCTGGCGGCGGTCGGAACAGGCATCCTCCTCATCGGCGGCCCGGCCGGCCCGGCGGCGCTGATCGCCCTGACCCTGGTCATTTTGTTTAGCCGAACCGATTTCTCCGCCCTGCCCCGCCCGTCGCTGATCCACCTGGTGGTGCTGTTGGCGGTCGCTTTCGTCGGCGGGACAGCCTTCCTCAGCCGCCTCGATGCCCTGGGATTGACCGCGGTCAACTGGAGCGAATGGCTGCAAGGCTTCACATTTTCCCTCAACGGCTGGCTGTGGGGCCTGGCCCGGCTGATCGCAGACGATCCACTGACCGTGACCGGTGGGCTGGCCGGGCTGGTCTTCTGCTGGCGGCGGTCGGCGGTCGTGCGCTCGTTCGGGTTGGCCGCCCTGGTCGTGGCGCTGCTTGCCACCCTGCAAGGCCCCCTTGCCGCTGGCACGCGCGCCGTCGCCGGCCTGCTGTTCGCCGTCCCTGCCGCCTTTGTCCTCCTCGCCCTCTTTCGTCAGGCCGCCCGGCTGTTGCGCGGCCAGGGCGACGTCAACCAGATCGAACTGCTCATCTTTGCCGCCGTCCTGCAAATCCTGGTCGTCCTCACCGCCCTTTCGCTGATCAACTACGCCCACGACGCCAACCGGCTCTGGCTCATCCGCCTCGGCGTGGCGCTGGCCGCCATTGTCATCTTCGTCATCCTCTTCGCCTGGTTCATCGGCCAACGCCCAACCCTGGTCATCACCGCTATGCTGGCGTCGTTCAACCTGGGCCTGCTGGCCCTGGCCACGACCTGGGGCATGGCCTTCGATGTGACTCCCCCGCGCTACGCCGCCCTCTATGCCGCCAACACCCGCCCCGGCATCTACACCCTGCTCGACACGATGGGTGACTTGAGCGAACGACGCCATAGCGGGCGCTGGGAAACGCCTATTGCCCTGGTCACGGGCAGCGCTGGGCAGGATCAAGCCGTCCTCGACACCCTGCATTGGTATCTGCGCCCGGCCCGCGAGCTGCGGATTGTGAGCAGCATCAGCCTCGATGACGCCCCACCGCTCGTCGTCGCCCCCATGAACGAGCCGCTTCCCCTCAGCGACCTTTACTCTGGCATGGAAACAGGCATCATCACCCACTGGCAACCCACCGATGACGCCTCCGCCTCGAACCAACAACAACTGCGCTGGTTGATCTTCCGCACCGCCCCCTGGGACATCCCCACCCAGCCGTTCGTGCTGTGGACGGATGTCGCCACGCTCACCCTCAGCGACACCCCCTGACCCTTCGCTTCCCCCTGGGCCAACCCCCCGCCCTCCCATCTCCGATCTCCCATCTCCCATCTCTGATCTCCCATCTCTGATCTCTGATCTCTGATCTCCGATCCCTGACCTCCGCTCCCCACCCTATGGCCGCCCCCAAGCAACCCACCCCCTCCGCCCCCTCTGCCCGCCGCGCCGGCTCCTGGCTCGACCGACCCGCGCTCGTGGCCTTGAACTGGGAGAAAATCGCCTGGATCGTCCTCATCCTGCTGGCGTTTGCTCTGCGTCTGTACAATGTCGGCGCCCGCACCATGAGCCATGACGAAAGCCTGCACACGCAGTACAGCTATCAGTTGTACAACGGCAGCGGCTACACGCACGACCCCTTGATGCACGGCCCCTTCCTGTTCGAGATCACCGCCCTGAGCTACTTCCTCTTTGGCGCCAGCGACGCCTCGGCCCGGCTGCCGGTGGTGCTCTTTGGCACGGGTATCGTGGCGCTGATGTGGTTCACCCGGCGTTGGCTAGGGCGGTTGGGTGCATGGCTGGCGGGCGTGTTGTTGGCCTTCTCGCCCGTGCTGCTGTACCACAGCCGCTACATCCGCCACGACATCTATCTCATCTTCTTCATCGTCCTGACGGCGATCCTGGCCTTTCGCTATCTGGAAACGGGGAACAAGAACTGGCTGATCGGGTTGGCGGTGGCGTTGGGCTTGTCGTTCACCACCATGGAAGGCTCGTTCATCTACGCCATTGTCTTCGTCGGTTTCTTCCTGGTCTGGACGTTGGCCCGGCTCTTGGCGACGAAGTGGGAGAACCAGGGCTATCGCTGGCCCTTCTTGGGCTTACTGGCTCTGGCGGGCGTGCTGGCCACCTATCCACTCTTCGAGGCCATCAAATCGCCCGTTGGCTCGGCTGTGACCAGCGCCCGTCTGGGCGGGCTGGTGTTGTGGCCGATCTTCCTGGTTGGCGTAGCGGTTTTGGCTGTGGCTTTCTGGTTTCTGATCAAAGGCTACGGCCTGGCGCGACTGCGCGAGATGCGCGAGTTGGATGTCATGCTCTGGATTCTGACCCTGGCCGCGCCGCTGTACGCTGCTTTTCCGATCAAACTCTTCGGCGGCAACCCCGAATCGGTCAAAATCCTGCCCAACATGTTGCAGCCCGACGTGCTCAAGTCCGCTGCCATCTTCTTGGTCATGGTGGCGGCTTTCGGCGTCATTGGCCTGTTGTGGGATGGTCGGCGCTATGCCGCCGGGCTGGGGGTCTTCTATGGCGTCCTGATCGTCCTCTTCACTACCTTCTTCAACAACGGCAACGGCGTGGGCACCGGGCTGGTGGGGAGCATGGGCTACTGGTTGGCGCAGCAGGAAGTCAAGCGCGGCGGCCAGCCCTGGTACTACTACGGCCTGATCGTGCCGCTGTACGAATTCCTGCCCCTTCTCCTCTCCGGGCTGGGGGTGATCACCCTGGCCGGGCGCGGCCTGCGCCGGCGCTCGCTCGATCCCAGCAGCGATGACAGCCTGACATCCATCTCCGCCCCCTTGCCCATCCGCAGCCAGTGGCTCCTTTTCATCGCCTTCTGGTCGATCAGCGTGTGGGTCATCTTCACCTGGGCCGGCGAGAAGATGCCCTGGCTTTCGACCCACTTCACCACCCCCATGTGCATCCTGGGCGGCTGGTATCTGGCCGAGCGCCTGAAGGTGGTGGACTGGCGGGGTGTGCGCGAGCGGCAAGGGCTGTGGCTGTTGCTCGGCCTACCGCTGTGGATCGTCGCGCTGGTCAAGCTGCTCCAACTCCGCCCCTTCCGCGGCTCCGACCTGGATAGCCTCAGCGACACCATGGGCTTCATTGCCGCCCTGGCGCTAGTGATTGGCCTGGGCTGGGTGTTGGCGCGCAAGGTGCTGGCGGTCGGCTGGCGCTCGACCGGCCGCCTGGCCTTCCTCAGCCTGGTCGCTTTGCTGGCCCTTCTCTCCTGGCGGACGGCCTTCTACTACAACTACGTCTACTACGACTACCCCGTCGAACCGGGCGTGTATGCACATGGCTCGCCGGATGTGAAGATCATCGTCAGCCAGTTGCAGGACATCTCGCGTAAGACCGTGGGCGAAAACCAATTGGCCTTTGCCTACGACAACGAGTCCACCTGGCCGTTCGAGTGGTATTTCCGCGACTTCCCCAACAAGAAGTTCTTCGGCGCCGCCCCCTCGCGCGACTATCTCCAGGACGCCCCCGTGGTGCTGATCGGAACCGAGAACGAGGGCAAAGTCAAGCCCTACCTGGGCAACAACTACTATCGCATCCCCTACCGCCAGATCTGGTGGCCCAAAGAAACTTACAAGGACCTCACCTGGCAGCGGATTTGGGACGGTCTGCGCGACCCTCAGATCCGCAAGAACGTGCTGGATGTCATCCTCTACCGCCGCTACCAGCAACCCCTGGCCGACTGGGACCCCTCCGACCGCGTGCTGATGTTCGTGCGCAAGGACATCGCCAACCAGGTGTGGGACCTGGGCGCAGCCCCAGCCATCGAACAGGTTGAGGTGGTCGATCCGTTCGAAGGTAAATACCGCCTGGAATCGGCCACGCAGATCCTGGGCGGCGTCAGTGGCGAAGCGCCGGGCCAGCTCAAACAGCCGCGCGACGCCGCGGTGGGGCCGGAAGGGCGCATCTATGTGGCCGACACCGGCAATCATCGCATTCAGGTCTTCAACCCCGATGGCAGTTTCGCCTTCGGTTGGGGCAGCTTTGGCGAAGGCGACGGCCAGTTCAACGAGCCGTGGGGCATCGCCGCCTCGGCCGACCGCATCTACGTGGTCGATACCTGGAATCACCGTCTTCAGGTCTTCACCCCCGATGGCCAGTTCCTGAGCAAATGGGGTGCGTTCGTCTCCACCGACGGCCAGCTGGGGCAGCAGGGCGTGTTCTGGGGGCCGCGCGCGGTTGCCATCGATGGCAACGGCAACCTCCTCGTCACCGACACCGGCAACAAGCGCGTCCAGGTCTTCGACCCCGAAGGCAACCCAATCACACAGTTCGGCGGCGCCGGCCTCGAACCCAGCTATCTGGATGAGCCGGTGGGGGTGGCCGTGGGAGCGGATGGCAGCATCTACGTGGCCGACGCCTGGAACACCCGCATCCAGAAGTTCGGCGCCGACTACCAGTTCGTCAAGGAGTGGCCTGTGTCCGGCTGGACGGACCAGAACATCTTCACCAAGCCCTATATCGCCGTGGACAGCAAGGGCACGGTCTATGCCTCGGACCCGACCGGCTGGCGGGTGCTGGTATGGGATAGCGAGGGCGTCCCCATCGCCGCCCTGGGTCAGTATGGCGCCGCCGGCACCGATTTCGCCTGGCCGAACGGCGTCAGCATCGGCCCCGACGACGCCTTGTGGGTGACGGACGCCGACAACAACCGCGTCATGCGCTTCGAGCCGATACGATAACCGGCAAGAGCGGCAAGGGCTGGCGCTCTTGCCGCTCTTTCGCTACAATGTCCCCAGCCAAAAGGGAGGCGCCAGGAAAATGAACACCGTTTTTGCTGAGCAGGTCAAGCAGGATATCGTGTATACGCTGGATGAGCTTCCAGAGGACAGTCTTTTGTTCCTGAAAGACATCACCCATCTACTGCGAACTTACATGGATCAGGGCGTGCTAGACAACCGTCGTGTTGTCAAGTTAGGTGGATTATGGACGGGAATCAACTTCTCAGAAGACGAGATCGCTCAGGCTCGCCACGGGGTCTTGGAGTCACTTGGACGCGACTTCGATGCGTAGCTTCGTTGTTGACACCCATCCTCTGGTCTGGCATCTGACCGCGGATACGCGTTTGGGGCCGCAGGGCAGCGATCTCTTCCAGGCTACTGACCGTGGCGATGTCAGGCTCATCGTTCCCGGCATTGTTCTCATTGAGATCATCTACCTGGCAGAGAAACGCCGACTTCCTGCCAATCTGGTCTCGCAGGTGACGGCATTGTTGGAACCACCGACGATAAACTATCAGCTTGCTCCGTTGGATTTGCCAGTAATCAAGCGACTGGAGACTGTCGATCGTTCCTTCGTGCCAGATTTGCCTGATCGCATTGTCGTCGCAACGGCCCTTCGTTGGGATCTGCCCCTCATCAGTCGTGATGCCGCCTTTTCCAGGGTGGCAGAACTGAATCTGGTTTGGTAGATGATTCGCGAACCTGCTCGCTTACACGCATCTACCATCGTGCTGACTGGGATAACTACCCTCGCGGCTCTCGTCTTCGCCTTGTTGGGGGCCTGGCGCTTGCCCGACCCGACCACACGGCTGCAAGGGGCGATCCTCTTGGCGGCGGGCGTCGTCCTCGCCAACTACAGCTTCTGGCGTGTCGAAAAGGAGTGGCCCCGACCCGACCCCGCGCCGGCAATCGAACCGGGCGTAGGGGCGAGGTCACCTCGCCCCTACGTCCGCATCGCCGGCATCATCCTGCTCGCCCTCGGCCTGGGGCTGACCATCTGGGCTTTGTTGGACATCTGGGGCAAAGCCTTCGTCTGGAACCAGACCGGGCGCTGGCTGCTGGGGCTGATCCTGATGTTGGCCGGGTTGTACCTGGTGGGGCGGAGGACGGAGGACGGAGATCAGAGATCGGAGATTGGAGGGCAGAGGCTTGTCCTGAGCGGAGCCGAAGGATCGGAGGGCGGAGATCAAATCCCCAATAACCAATCCCCAATAACCCCTCCCTCCCTGCGTCCCTCCCTCTCTGCGTCCCTCCCTCCGGCTCCCCCACTCCCCTTCTACGGCCCCCTTCCCAGCGGCTACAAACTCCGCGCCCTCGGCCTCGACGAAGACCCGCCGGAGGTCAGGGATCAGAGATTGGAGATTGGCAGCCGGGGCGACGCCAATCCCCAATCCCCAATCTCCACTCTCCAATCCCCACTCCCCCGCTGGCTCGAAATCACCCTCGTCCTCGCCATCCTCCTGGCGGCCATCTTCTTCCGTCTCTACAAAATCCAATCGATGCCGCCCGGCATCTT includes:
- a CDS encoding glycosyltransferase family 39 protein, with amino-acid sequence MAPTTAMSPVATPANVVPSVPDSLLRRLTVEHLLYGLLTLAAIVARLIHVGAYPLAPVEAAAALRAWQASQGLGAVLDAGSPLLFSLQTLTFFLAGATDGLARLWPLLASAFLPWAIYGWRGWVGRPAAVLAAVLVTVSPLVNAFGRRSDGAVFVLFGLALALAGWASLQKGEGRGWVLAAVGTGILLIGGPAGPAALIALTLVILFSRTDFSALPRPSLIHLVVLLAVAFVGGTAFLSRLDALGLTAVNWSEWLQGFTFSLNGWLWGLARLIADDPLTVTGGLAGLVFCWRRSAVVRSFGLAALVVALLATLQGPLAAGTRAVAGLLFAVPAAFVLLALFRQAARLLRGQGDVNQIELLIFAAVLQILVVLTALSLINYAHDANRLWLIRLGVALAAIVIFVILFAWFIGQRPTLVITAMLASFNLGLLALATTWGMAFDVTPPRYAALYAANTRPGIYTLLDTMGDLSERRHSGRWETPIALVTGSAGQDQAVLDTLHWYLRPARELRIVSSISLDDAPPLVVAPMNEPLPLSDLYSGMETGIITHWQPTDDASASNQQQLRWLIFRTAPWDIPTQPFVLWTDVATLTLSDTP
- a CDS encoding TIGR03663 family protein, with amino-acid sequence MAAPKQPTPSAPSARRAGSWLDRPALVALNWEKIAWIVLILLAFALRLYNVGARTMSHDESLHTQYSYQLYNGSGYTHDPLMHGPFLFEITALSYFLFGASDASARLPVVLFGTGIVALMWFTRRWLGRLGAWLAGVLLAFSPVLLYHSRYIRHDIYLIFFIVLTAILAFRYLETGNKNWLIGLAVALGLSFTTMEGSFIYAIVFVGFFLVWTLARLLATKWENQGYRWPFLGLLALAGVLATYPLFEAIKSPVGSAVTSARLGGLVLWPIFLVGVAVLAVAFWFLIKGYGLARLREMRELDVMLWILTLAAPLYAAFPIKLFGGNPESVKILPNMLQPDVLKSAAIFLVMVAAFGVIGLLWDGRRYAAGLGVFYGVLIVLFTTFFNNGNGVGTGLVGSMGYWLAQQEVKRGGQPWYYYGLIVPLYEFLPLLLSGLGVITLAGRGLRRRSLDPSSDDSLTSISAPLPIRSQWLLFIAFWSISVWVIFTWAGEKMPWLSTHFTTPMCILGGWYLAERLKVVDWRGVRERQGLWLLLGLPLWIVALVKLLQLRPFRGSDLDSLSDTMGFIAALALVIGLGWVLARKVLAVGWRSTGRLAFLSLVALLALLSWRTAFYYNYVYYDYPVEPGVYAHGSPDVKIIVSQLQDISRKTVGENQLAFAYDNESTWPFEWYFRDFPNKKFFGAAPSRDYLQDAPVVLIGTENEGKVKPYLGNNYYRIPYRQIWWPKETYKDLTWQRIWDGLRDPQIRKNVLDVILYRRYQQPLADWDPSDRVLMFVRKDIANQVWDLGAAPAIEQVEVVDPFEGKYRLESATQILGGVSGEAPGQLKQPRDAAVGPEGRIYVADTGNHRIQVFNPDGSFAFGWGSFGEGDGQFNEPWGIAASADRIYVVDTWNHRLQVFTPDGQFLSKWGAFVSTDGQLGQQGVFWGPRAVAIDGNGNLLVTDTGNKRVQVFDPEGNPITQFGGAGLEPSYLDEPVGVAVGADGSIYVADAWNTRIQKFGADYQFVKEWPVSGWTDQNIFTKPYIAVDSKGTVYASDPTGWRVLVWDSEGVPIAALGQYGAAGTDFAWPNGVSIGPDDALWVTDADNNRVMRFEPIR
- a CDS encoding PIN domain-containing protein is translated as MRSFVVDTHPLVWHLTADTRLGPQGSDLFQATDRGDVRLIVPGIVLIEIIYLAEKRRLPANLVSQVTALLEPPTINYQLAPLDLPVIKRLETVDRSFVPDLPDRIVVATALRWDLPLISRDAAFSRVAELNLVW